A region of the Rhodospirillaceae bacterium genome:
GGGGAAATTTGCCAAAGGCTCGACCCGGATTTTGTCGGGCAGGTCGCGGATAAACGACTTGCACGACAAAGTCGGCTCGCCATTGATCATCATGCCGCAGCTGCCGCAAACGGCCATGTGACAGGACCAGCGGTGACTTAAGGTTCGATCCAGTTCGTCCTTGACGTAGTTGACGGCGTCGAGCACGACCCAGTCTTCCGGACAGGGCACCTGATATGTCTGGAAATGAGGTTCGCTGTCCTTATCCGGATCATAGCGCAGGATTTCAAGCTCGATTAACCGTTCGCTCATTTCTGTTTGCCCCCGTAAACCCGTTCGCCGGGTTGCGAACGTGTGATGATGACATCGCGGTAATCGATGCGCGGGTCGGCGCTGACATCGTAGTAGGCAAGAGAATGCTTGAGGAAGTTGTCATCGTCACGCTGTTCAAAATCGAGGCGCTGGTGAGAACCGCGCGACTCTTTACGTTCGAGAGCGGAGACGGCGATGGCCCCGGCGACGTCAATCATCGCACCCAGTTCCAGCGCCTGGATCAGGTCCGTATTGTAGACGTTGCTTTTGTCTTCCAGTTCAATGTTTGCAAAACGGTGACGGATGCCGACAAGCGTGGAACACGTTTGGCTCAGGGATTCTTCGGTCCGGTAGATGCCGGCCCCGGCTTCCATGGTTGTGTTCATTTCCCGGCGCAGGCCCGAAACGCTCTCGCCGCCGCCAGCGCTTTGATACAACCGGGTTACCCTGTCTTGAGCGCTTTGTGCCTGCTGACGGATGTCCGCTTCATCAACGTGGGATGTTTCCGCTGCCGCCAGTTTAGCGGCTGCCAGTCCGGCCCGTTTGCCAAAGACCAGAAGTTCGGTCAGTGAATTGGAACCCAGACGGTTAGCGCCGTTGATGCTGACACAGGCGCATTCACCGGCAACGAACAAACCCGTCAGGCTGGTCTTGGCATCAATGTCGCTGTCAATGCCGCCCATCGTGTAATGGACAACCGGACGCACCGGGATGGGTTCATGGACAGGATCAACGCCGACATAACTGATCGCCAAATCACGAACCAGAGGCAGCCGTTCGTCGATTTTCTTTTCGCCCAGATGGCGAATATCCAGATGGACAACGTCACCATGTGGCCCGCTAATGGTTCGCCCCTTTTGCTGCTCATGCCAGAACGCCTGACTTAAGCGATCACGGGGACCAAGCTCCATAGCCTTCTTGCGCGGCCATGGATCGGGCGGGCCCAGATTGTAATCCTGCAAATAACGATAACCATCCTTGTTGACCAGAATACCGCCTTCCCCGCGAGAGCCCTCGGTAATCAGAATGCCGGTGCCGGGAAGTCCTGTCGGATGATACTGGACGAACTCCATATCCTTCAAAGCGACCCCGGCCCGGTAAGCCATGGCCATGCCGTCGCCGGTTTTAATGGCGCCATTTGTTGTAAACGGGAATATCCGCCCGGCCCCACCGGTGGCGATAATCACCGCCTTAGCCCTGAACAGCCGCAATTGCCCGCTGCGCATTTCAATGGCAGCGACACCACGGGCATGGCCATCCACGACCAGAAGGTCAGTCGAATAAAATTCATCATATCGTTCGATAGAGGGGTATTTAAGCGAGGTCTGGAAAAGCGTGTGGAGCATGTGAAAGCCGGTCTTATCAGCCGCGTACCAGGTTCGCTCGACCTTCATGCCGCCAAACGGGCGCACCGAAACGCTGCCGTCCGCCTCGCGACTCCAGGGACAACCCCAATGTTCCAATTGGGTAAGTTCCCTGGGCGCTTCCTTGACGAACAAATCGACCGCGTCCTGGTCGCACAGCCAATCGCCACCGGCCACCGTGTCGTTGAAATGATTTTCAAAACTGTCTTCATCCTTGGCGACCCCGGCAGCACCGCCTTCAGCTGCGACAGTATGACTGCGCATGGGATAGACCTTGGACAACAAGGCAATTTTAACATCAGGACTGGTTTCGGCGATGGCAATGGCAGCCCGAAGCCCGGCGCCACCCGCACCGATAATAACAACATCTGTCGTTATCATTTCCATAACAACTGCTCCGGACAATTAGATACATGAACGCCCTAACCGTAGGGTAGGGGTCAAAATAATGAAATGATGTGCATCAAATTAAAAAATAAATATCGGGCGAAGGATTCTTCAGCTTGCCCTAACGACGCGATCAGGCGGCAATATTACAGTCACTGTTGTGCCTTCATCCTTTTCGCTTTTTATGGAGAACGTGCCGCCGTGCAAATCGACCAGTGAATTGGTCAATGGCAATCCAAGTCCCGTCCCTTCTTCTTTACGGTTAAGACCACCGTCAACCTGACCGAATTCACGCATCGCCGTCTGCAAACCCTTGTCATCCATGCCAATCCCGGTGTCTTTGACCGACATCATCATGCCGCCATCATTGTTGATACGGGCGCTCAGGGTGACGCTTCCGCCGGGCTTGGTAAACTTGACGCCATTACTCAACAGATTCAGCAGGATTTGCTTCATGCGGCGTTCGTCGACGAAAACGTTGGGAAACTCCGAATCGATATCTGTAATCAGGGAAACCTTGCCGCTGTTTGCCCTTGGGGTGATCAGGCGTACGGTTGATTTGGCCAGATGTATGAAGGAAATCTCTTCTTCCTGAAGGTGAACTTTTCCGGCCTCAATGGCCGACATGTCGAGGATATCGTTGATCAAATTGAGTAAATGATTGCCCGATTCATTAATATCACCCGCATATTCCATGTACTTGTCATTTTCCAGCGGACCGAAGAGCTGCCCCAGAATGGCTTGCGAAAAGCCAATGATCGCATTGAGCGGGGTACGCAGCTCGTGGCTCATATTGGCTAACAGTTCGGTCTTGGCCCGGTTGGCCAGTTCGGCACGCCGGGTTGCTTTTAGCAGGTTGTATTCGGCCTCTTTCCTTACGGAAATATCTTCGTGGGTTGCGACAAAATGCGTGATCTCGCCGTCTTCGCTCTTGATGGGCGAAATATTGGCGTTGGCCCAAAACAAAGTGCCGTCCTTGCGCGTATCCTGAATTTCGCCACGCCAGGTTTCGCCGTTGGTAATGGTTTCCCAGATTTCCTTGTGGACATACGGGGCCGTTTCAGCGGATTTCAAAATACGCGGGTTTTGGCCAACGGCTTCGTCTGTCTCAAAAAGGGTCATCTTGGTGAAGATGTCGTTGACGTATTGGATATTTCCCTGATTGTCGGTGATAAACACCATGCTGGGGTTTTGTTGAATGGCCGATGACAGAACACGCAATTGATCATTTGCTTTTTTGATACGATCCTCGGCTTCAATTTGCTGGGTGATGTTGGTCCCGATGCCCCGGTAACCAATAAACACACCCTTTTCGTCAAAAGCCGGTTTTCCACTGATGCGAATGTGTGTTATCCCGCCTTCATTGTTCTTCATTTGGTAACAGAAATCCCGGAATGGCCGCTGATTTTGCAAATCATCCATGTGCTGGATGCGGATTTCATCATCATCGTCGGAAAAAAATTCGTTGCGATGGCGACCGATAACGGAATCCAGATCAAGTGCGCCATGAGTCTTGGCGGTATGAGAAATATAGGTGAAGCGAAGCTCCGCATCCATTTCCCACATCCAGTCTGATCCGGCTTCTGCAATGTCGCGCAGTCTATCTTCGCTTTCTGCGAGTTGTTTTTCCGTGCGTTTATGCTCTTCAATTCTATCGCTCAGTTTTTGGGTGCGATCCAGTACCCGGCTTTCCAATTCATCGTTCAGATCACGAACTTCGGTAAAACTGTCATAGAGTTTTTTTTGCATGTTGTTAAAGGCATCGACGAGTTCATCAATTTCATCGTGCTGATTAAGCAATGCCCCGCGCTCGACAGTCACAGGATCGGGCTTTATAGAAAAATCGAAGCCACGGGTAGCATTGGCGATGACGTCCAGATGACGGGTCAGCAACCAATAGACAAGGCTATACATGAAGACCGCGACCAGAAATGTCTTGATGGCGTTTGAAACGAGGATCAGCCAAACCCTGTCGAAAACACGACCGTAAACTTCACTGAGGCCCGCCGTGACTTCCAGGACACCTATGTCATGAACGGCGCCACGAAATTTATAACTCAGGGGATATTCTCTTATAATCACGTTTTCATCATTGACGATGCCTTGGGCGGCCAGGACAACGCCATTTTCATCGCGGATTTCCGAATGAATGAAATTGGGAAATTCAATAATCCCGCCGATGAGCAAGTCCAGCCTTCCGGTGTCGGCCTCCCAGACATTTTCGGAGACCGAATTAATGTAACTTTTTTCCACCTGATCGAAACGCATCTCGATGGCGCTGATATCACGGCCATATTCCGTATAAAGCTGTATGGCCGTCGTCACGATTGTGATCAGCGAGGAAAACACGACCATAGCCGCGATGATCTTCCAGGCGATTTTGTTTGGGTGGGAAAGATTCAACATGATGTTGTCGGGCGACTAACGACCTGCCTCGCTTAAAGGGGTCAATATTTCGTCAAATATTTTTCGGTATGTTCCATCGGCCTTCATATCCTTCAGCGCCTGGGCCAATTTAGGCACCAGGTGGGCATGTTCCTTGTGCATGTACATGTACATGTCGACACTGGCCAGGGGCGGCTCATGGACTTTCACCTTAACGCCGGTGCTGGCGGCCCGTGAAAAACCCTGCCAGCGTTCATAAAGCACAACATCGAGCCGTTTTTTGTCCAGCATGGTGAACATCTGCGAGGGTTCCTTGAGCGTGGTGCTTTCCTGCTCTGCAACCAGATTGCGCTCGAAAATCTGCCAACCGTTGATATAGCCGACAACGTAAGGAAGCAGGCTGTCCCAGCTGTCTGTTGTTAAATCGAGACCACGGGAATAGGCGACAAAATCATTCTCGATCAGGCGTTCGGGAATGCGCACCAGATTGGGAAATTTTTTTTCCAGTCCGGCAATTCGCATGGCGACACCATGATCGACATTATTATTGGCGTTAAGCAGGGCGCGCGCCGACGCTTCATAGATTTCAACCTTGCCTTTAAGGCCGATGCGACGAAAAAC
Encoded here:
- the frdA gene encoding fumarate reductase (quinol) flavoprotein subunit, which translates into the protein MEMITTDVVIIGAGGAGLRAAIAIAETSPDVKIALLSKVYPMRSHTVAAEGGAAGVAKDEDSFENHFNDTVAGGDWLCDQDAVDLFVKEAPRELTQLEHWGCPWSREADGSVSVRPFGGMKVERTWYAADKTGFHMLHTLFQTSLKYPSIERYDEFYSTDLLVVDGHARGVAAIEMRSGQLRLFRAKAVIIATGGAGRIFPFTTNGAIKTGDGMAMAYRAGVALKDMEFVQYHPTGLPGTGILITEGSRGEGGILVNKDGYRYLQDYNLGPPDPWPRKKAMELGPRDRLSQAFWHEQQKGRTISGPHGDVVHLDIRHLGEKKIDERLPLVRDLAISYVGVDPVHEPIPVRPVVHYTMGGIDSDIDAKTSLTGLFVAGECACVSINGANRLGSNSLTELLVFGKRAGLAAAKLAAAETSHVDEADIRQQAQSAQDRVTRLYQSAGGGESVSGLRREMNTTMEAGAGIYRTEESLSQTCSTLVGIRHRFANIELEDKSNVYNTDLIQALELGAMIDVAGAIAVSALERKESRGSHQRLDFEQRDDDNFLKHSLAYYDVSADPRIDYRDVIITRSQPGERVYGGKQK
- a CDS encoding PAS domain S-box protein; its protein translation is MLNLSHPNKIAWKIIAAMVVFSSLITIVTTAIQLYTEYGRDISAIEMRFDQVEKSYINSVSENVWEADTGRLDLLIGGIIEFPNFIHSEIRDENGVVLAAQGIVNDENVIIREYPLSYKFRGAVHDIGVLEVTAGLSEVYGRVFDRVWLILVSNAIKTFLVAVFMYSLVYWLLTRHLDVIANATRGFDFSIKPDPVTVERGALLNQHDEIDELVDAFNNMQKKLYDSFTEVRDLNDELESRVLDRTQKLSDRIEEHKRTEKQLAESEDRLRDIAEAGSDWMWEMDAELRFTYISHTAKTHGALDLDSVIGRHRNEFFSDDDDEIRIQHMDDLQNQRPFRDFCYQMKNNEGGITHIRISGKPAFDEKGVFIGYRGIGTNITQQIEAEDRIKKANDQLRVLSSAIQQNPSMVFITDNQGNIQYVNDIFTKMTLFETDEAVGQNPRILKSAETAPYVHKEIWETITNGETWRGEIQDTRKDGTLFWANANISPIKSEDGEITHFVATHEDISVRKEAEYNLLKATRRAELANRAKTELLANMSHELRTPLNAIIGFSQAILGQLFGPLENDKYMEYAGDINESGNHLLNLINDILDMSAIEAGKVHLQEEEISFIHLAKSTVRLITPRANSGKVSLITDIDSEFPNVFVDERRMKQILLNLLSNGVKFTKPGGSVTLSARINNDGGMMMSVKDTGIGMDDKGLQTAMREFGQVDGGLNRKEEGTGLGLPLTNSLVDLHGGTFSIKSEKDEGTTVTVILPPDRVVRAS
- a CDS encoding transporter substrate-binding domain-containing protein encodes the protein MFNRNFLAFSLFVFIVANIPGAHADEQVYILNTSTGPPYATSARDGFQDRVVAEVFRRIGLKGKVEIYEASARALLNANNNVDHGVAMRIAGLEKKFPNLVRIPERLIENDFVAYSRGLDLTTDSWDSLLPYVVGYINGWQIFERNLVAEQESTTLKEPSQMFTMLDKKRLDVVLYERWQGFSRAASTGVKVKVHEPPLASVDMYMYMHKEHAHLVPKLAQALKDMKADGTYRKIFDEILTPLSEAGR